Proteins from a single region of Coriobacteriia bacterium:
- a CDS encoding GNAT family N-acetyltransferase, which produces MPDETIRIREAATAGGIEAARALFAEYAASLDWDLASSRLAEELADLPGPYAPPAGSLLLAYAGGLPVGVLGLQPVPEGSRVPGAGAERFAEIKRLYVRPENRRRGIARALMERAEVDARERGYAAVVLTTSTEMMPLAQGLYEDLGYEATAPYRDDLPFPGIRWLRKDLREAAGGGAAGAGPRRPVGPRDGPGACRE; this is translated from the coding sequence GTGCCGGACGAGACCATCCGAATCCGCGAAGCGGCGACCGCCGGCGGGATCGAGGCCGCCCGCGCGCTCTTCGCCGAGTACGCCGCCTCGCTGGACTGGGACCTCGCCTCCAGCCGGCTCGCCGAGGAGCTCGCCGACCTGCCGGGGCCCTACGCCCCGCCGGCCGGCTCGCTCCTGCTGGCGTACGCGGGCGGGCTGCCCGTAGGGGTCCTCGGGCTGCAGCCCGTCCCCGAAGGGTCCCGCGTCCCCGGCGCCGGCGCGGAGCGCTTCGCCGAGATCAAACGGCTGTACGTGCGGCCCGAGAACCGCCGGCGCGGGATAGCGAGAGCGCTGATGGAGCGCGCCGAGGTCGACGCCCGCGAGCGCGGCTACGCCGCGGTGGTGCTCACCACCTCGACGGAGATGATGCCGCTGGCCCAAGGGCTGTACGAGGACCTCGGCTACGAGGCCACGGCACCCTACCGGGACGACCTGCCCTTCCCGGGCATCCGTTGGCTGCGGAAGGACCTGCGGGAGGCGGCAGGAGGTGGCGCGGCCGGTGCGGGTCCCCGCCGCCCGGTCGGGCCCCGCGACGGGCCGGGCGCATGTCGGGAATGA
- a CDS encoding class I SAM-dependent methyltransferase — MQATRVSPAEQTMAFLQDVLGDLHPRDFRVRLWDGSTWEPDDGHDARFTVVLKHPSSLKRMFWPLNEVSLGEAFIFDDFDVEGDLEAVAGLGDHLESLAKDRARLARYAARLMRMPGDGRREGARAAELDGRRHSKRRDADAIRYHYDVSNDFYRLWLDRHMVYSCAYFADGEQDLDAAQERKLDLICRKLRLRPGERLLDIGCGWGGLLVHAAREYGVDATGITLSEPQARLAQRRIAEAGLSERCRARVLDYRDVDESRPFDKLVSVGMFEHVGAELLPTYFEKASRLLAEGGTFLNHGISCSVFEHRRKHGPSFSQKYVFPDGELLPISTTLAAAEDAGFEVRDVEDLREHYAMTLRHWVRRLEERADEARACTDEATYRVWRLYMTFAGVAFARNRIQVYQTLLHKHTGEPSGLPLTREDWYA; from the coding sequence ATGCAGGCGACCAGGGTCTCACCGGCCGAGCAGACGATGGCGTTCCTTCAGGACGTCCTCGGCGACCTTCACCCGAGGGACTTCCGCGTGCGACTGTGGGACGGCTCCACGTGGGAGCCCGACGACGGGCACGACGCGCGGTTCACCGTCGTGCTCAAGCACCCCTCCTCACTGAAGCGGATGTTCTGGCCCCTGAACGAGGTGAGCCTCGGCGAGGCGTTCATCTTCGACGACTTCGACGTCGAGGGCGACCTGGAGGCTGTCGCCGGGCTCGGCGACCACCTGGAGTCGCTAGCCAAGGACCGCGCGCGCCTCGCCCGGTACGCCGCCCGCCTGATGAGGATGCCGGGCGACGGCCGGCGGGAAGGCGCCCGCGCCGCCGAACTGGACGGACGCCGTCACTCAAAGCGGCGCGACGCCGACGCGATCCGCTACCACTACGACGTCTCGAACGACTTCTACCGCCTGTGGCTCGACCGGCACATGGTCTACTCGTGCGCGTACTTCGCGGACGGCGAACAGGACCTGGACGCCGCTCAGGAACGCAAGCTCGACCTCATCTGCCGCAAGCTGCGGCTCCGGCCCGGCGAGCGGCTGCTCGACATCGGCTGCGGCTGGGGCGGGCTGCTCGTGCACGCGGCGCGCGAGTACGGCGTGGACGCCACGGGCATCACGCTGAGCGAGCCGCAGGCCCGCCTGGCCCAGCGGCGCATCGCCGAGGCGGGGCTGTCGGAGCGCTGCCGGGCACGGGTGCTCGACTACCGCGACGTGGACGAGTCCCGGCCCTTCGACAAGCTCGTGAGCGTGGGGATGTTCGAGCACGTCGGCGCCGAGCTGCTGCCGACCTACTTCGAGAAGGCCTCACGGCTTCTCGCCGAAGGCGGCACCTTCCTCAACCACGGCATCTCGTGCAGCGTGTTCGAGCACCGCCGCAAGCACGGCCCCAGCTTCTCGCAGAAGTACGTCTTCCCCGACGGCGAGTTGCTGCCCATCAGCACCACGCTCGCGGCGGCCGAGGACGCGGGCTTCGAGGTGCGCGACGTGGAGGACCTCCGCGAGCACTATGCGATGACCCTGCGGCACTGGGTCCGCCGCCTGGAGGAGCGAGCCGACGAGGCCCGGGCCTGCACCGACGAGGCCACCTACCGTGTCTGGCGGCTCTACATGACGTTCGCCGGCGTCGCGTTCGCCCGCAACAGGATCCAGGTCTACCAGACGCTGCTGCACAAGCACACCGGAGAGCCGAGCGGCCTGCCGCTCACGCGCGAGGACTGGTACGCGTAG
- a CDS encoding glycoside hydrolase family 65 protein, translated as MSEWLLSYRDYRPEEEGHREALCTVGNGYFATRGAAPESVADGIHYPGTYVAGLYNRLTSEVAGETIENESMANVPNWLPLTFRVGDGPWFDVDAVEILEYVQEFDVLRGLLTRRVRFRDGSGRTTRLAQRRFAHMRKPHLAGLETVLLAEDWSGRITVRSGIDGRVTNAGVERYRALASEHLEPVGEGEADAETVWLAVRTTQSQLRVAEAARVRVWRDGEQDVVERRLVREGAYVAHEFDLELESRRSVSVQKVASIYTSRDLAVSEPVLDAREAVRRAGGFEGLLRSHSLAWDHLWRRFQIRGHEREEDQRILNVHVAHLLQVVSENSIGLDVGVPARGLHGEAYRGHVFWDELFIFPFLNYRLPELTRSLLRYRYRRLPEARWAAEEAGFEGAMFPWQSGSNGREENQRIHLNPRSGRWLPDHTHLQRHINIAVAYNVWQYYQITGDLEFLSFFGAEMLVEIARFWGSAASYDKVGDRYEICGVMGPDEYHDAYPGAEQPGLHNNAYTNVMVAWVLCRALQMLERLPEPQRSVVIERLRLRREELELWDDMSRKMRVVFHEDGIISQFEGYEDLEEFDWEGYREKYGDIHRLDRILEAEDDTTNRYKVSKQADVLMLFYLLSSDELCQLFERLGYSLPRRDIPRNVEYYLQRTSHGSTLSGVVHAWVLARTDRRRSWDFFQRAMMSDVADVQGGTTAEGIHLGAMAGSVDILQRGYTGLEPREDVLWVDPVLPKELVRLRTRIRYRGQWLDLDIDHRRVAVSAVGGTGEAVRVGIGGEVVEVAPGKSAEVPAKA; from the coding sequence CCCGGGGACGTACGTGGCCGGCCTCTACAACAGGCTGACCAGCGAGGTCGCAGGCGAGACGATCGAGAACGAGAGCATGGCCAACGTCCCGAACTGGCTGCCGCTGACCTTCCGGGTCGGGGACGGGCCGTGGTTCGACGTGGACGCGGTCGAGATCCTCGAGTACGTTCAGGAGTTCGACGTGCTCCGGGGGCTGCTCACCCGCCGGGTGAGGTTCAGGGACGGTTCCGGTCGGACGACCCGCCTCGCGCAGCGGCGGTTCGCTCACATGCGCAAGCCGCACCTTGCCGGGCTGGAGACGGTCCTGCTCGCCGAGGACTGGTCGGGAAGGATCACCGTCCGTTCCGGGATCGACGGCAGGGTCACGAACGCCGGCGTGGAGCGGTACCGGGCGCTGGCGAGCGAGCACCTCGAGCCCGTCGGCGAGGGGGAGGCCGACGCCGAGACCGTCTGGCTGGCCGTGCGCACGACCCAGTCGCAGCTGCGAGTGGCCGAGGCGGCGCGCGTGCGCGTGTGGCGCGACGGCGAGCAGGACGTGGTCGAGAGGCGGCTCGTGCGCGAGGGGGCCTACGTGGCGCACGAGTTCGACCTCGAGCTCGAGAGCCGCCGCTCCGTGTCCGTGCAGAAGGTGGCCTCCATCTACACGTCGCGTGACCTGGCCGTCTCGGAACCGGTCCTCGACGCGCGGGAGGCCGTGCGCCGCGCGGGTGGCTTCGAGGGCCTGCTGCGGAGCCACTCCCTGGCCTGGGACCACCTGTGGCGCCGCTTCCAGATACGGGGGCACGAGCGCGAGGAGGACCAGCGGATCCTCAACGTGCACGTCGCCCACCTGCTGCAGGTCGTCTCCGAGAACTCGATCGGCCTGGACGTGGGCGTGCCCGCGCGCGGCCTGCACGGCGAGGCGTACCGGGGCCATGTGTTCTGGGACGAGCTGTTCATCTTCCCGTTCCTGAACTACCGCCTTCCGGAGCTCACGCGCTCCCTGCTGCGCTACCGCTACCGGCGCCTGCCCGAGGCGCGCTGGGCGGCCGAGGAGGCCGGGTTCGAGGGTGCGATGTTCCCATGGCAGAGCGGCAGCAACGGACGCGAGGAGAACCAGCGCATCCACCTCAACCCCCGCTCGGGCAGATGGCTCCCGGACCACACCCATCTCCAGCGCCACATCAACATCGCCGTGGCCTACAACGTCTGGCAGTACTACCAGATCACCGGCGACCTGGAGTTCCTCTCGTTCTTCGGCGCGGAGATGCTCGTCGAGATCGCGCGCTTCTGGGGAAGCGCCGCCTCCTACGACAAGGTGGGCGACCGCTACGAGATCTGCGGGGTCATGGGACCCGACGAGTACCACGACGCCTACCCGGGCGCCGAGCAGCCGGGTCTGCACAACAACGCGTACACGAACGTGATGGTCGCCTGGGTGCTGTGCAGGGCCCTCCAGATGCTCGAGCGCCTCCCCGAGCCCCAGCGCAGCGTGGTGATCGAGCGCCTCAGGCTCCGCCGCGAGGAGCTCGAGCTGTGGGACGACATGAGCCGCAAGATGCGCGTGGTCTTCCACGAGGACGGCATCATCAGCCAGTTCGAGGGCTACGAGGACCTCGAGGAGTTCGACTGGGAGGGCTACCGGGAGAAGTACGGCGACATCCATCGCCTCGACCGTATCCTCGAGGCCGAGGACGACACGACGAACCGCTACAAGGTCTCCAAGCAAGCGGACGTGCTCATGCTGTTCTACCTGCTCTCTTCCGACGAGCTCTGCCAGCTGTTCGAGCGTCTGGGCTACAGCCTGCCGAGGAGGGACATACCGCGCAACGTCGAGTACTACCTGCAGCGCACGTCTCACGGATCGACGCTGAGCGGGGTCGTGCACGCGTGGGTGCTGGCGCGTACCGACCGCAGGCGCTCGTGGGACTTCTTCCAGCGAGCGATGATGAGCGACGTCGCCGACGTCCAGGGCGGCACGACGGCCGAGGGCATCCACCTCGGCGCGATGGCAGGCAGCGTGGACATCCTCCAGCGGGGCTACACCGGCCTCGAGCCGCGCGAGGACGTCCTGTGGGTCGACCCCGTGCTCCCGAAGGAGCTCGTCCGGCTGCGCACGCGCATCCGGTACCGCGGGCAGTGGCTCGACCTGGACATCGACCACCGCCGTGTGGCGGTCTCCGCCGTAGGGGGGACCGGGGAGGCCGTTCGCGTCGGGATCGGCGGTGAGGTGGTCGAGGTCGCGCCGGGCAAGAGCGCCGAAGTGCCGGCCAAGGCGTGA
- a CDS encoding ACT domain-containing protein — MGSARVIAQLVAKMPARVGLLADVAGGLRAANVDIRAISAYERGEGTFLLVTDDNARASEVLSGMGAEVRERSVLAVSMPDRPGALEEAARRIAEAGINIDYAYGTTTSGAETATVILKTDDDEKAAGLL, encoded by the coding sequence ATGGGTAGCGCACGCGTGATCGCACAGCTCGTGGCGAAGATGCCTGCCAGAGTGGGGCTGCTCGCCGACGTCGCCGGCGGCCTTCGCGCCGCGAACGTGGACATCCGAGCGATCTCGGCCTACGAGCGCGGGGAGGGCACGTTCCTGCTCGTCACCGACGACAACGCCAGGGCGTCCGAGGTCCTGAGCGGGATGGGCGCCGAGGTCCGGGAGAGATCCGTGCTCGCCGTCTCGATGCCCGACCGCCCGGGAGCGCTCGAGGAGGCGGCGCGCAGGATCGCCGAGGCCGGCATCAACATCGACTACGCCTACGGGACGACCACGTCGGGCGCCGAGACCGCCACCGTCATCCTCAAGACGGACGACGACGAGAAGGCCGCCGGGCTGCTATAG
- a CDS encoding TIGR04283 family arsenosugar biosynthesis glycosyltransferase has product MRRRHSVSLLTRLPVPGAVKTRVAARLGDEAAASLHAAMTEHAARQLRLLRATDGVRAQVRVTGGSAAAAGRWLRLPARDQGGGDLGERQLRALREALGSSRVAAVAGSDCPGLDAEDVRRALAAASARGASLVPAHDGGYCLLAVDREAAAVLPAAFADVAWGMGDVAETLLGGLRHHGVDAEVLETRADVDRPEDVASWEAVRAAWYEPPGSLAVVVPTLDEATVLPALLERLLAEDVEVVVADGGSTDGTPAIAEAGGARVVRAAHGRGAQMNAGAEAAGGDALLFLHADTLPPRGFARLVLDALADPGLLVGAFRFSLAARRPALRVIETFTRLRGSLLHFPYGDQGLFCRRALWRALGRFPAYPLMEDYEFVRRARRAGLVRVLRADAVTSDRGWSEHGPWRWTALNVATTARYRLGTPPERLAAWRERGGRASPHSKR; this is encoded by the coding sequence ATGCGCCGCCGACACTCCGTCTCGCTGCTGACGCGCCTCCCGGTCCCCGGCGCGGTCAAGACGCGCGTCGCGGCGCGGCTCGGCGACGAGGCCGCCGCGTCCCTGCACGCCGCCATGACCGAGCACGCCGCGCGCCAGCTGCGGCTGCTTCGGGCGACCGACGGCGTCCGCGCCCAGGTGCGCGTGACCGGGGGCTCCGCGGCGGCGGCAGGCCGCTGGCTGCGCCTCCCCGCCCGCGACCAGGGTGGAGGCGACCTGGGCGAGCGCCAGCTGCGCGCGCTGCGCGAGGCGCTGGGGTCGTCGCGGGTCGCGGCGGTGGCGGGCTCCGATTGCCCCGGCCTCGACGCCGAGGACGTCCGCCGGGCGCTCGCCGCGGCGTCGGCTCGCGGTGCCTCGCTCGTCCCCGCGCACGACGGAGGCTACTGCCTGCTCGCCGTGGACCGGGAGGCCGCCGCCGTGCTGCCGGCGGCGTTCGCGGACGTCGCATGGGGCATGGGCGACGTCGCCGAGACGCTCCTCGGGGGGCTGCGGCACCACGGCGTGGACGCCGAGGTGCTCGAGACGCGGGCCGACGTCGACCGGCCCGAGGACGTCGCCTCGTGGGAGGCCGTGCGCGCGGCCTGGTACGAGCCGCCCGGATCGCTCGCGGTGGTGGTGCCGACGCTGGATGAGGCGACCGTCCTTCCGGCGCTGCTCGAGCGGCTCCTCGCCGAGGACGTCGAGGTGGTGGTCGCCGACGGCGGCAGCACGGACGGCACGCCGGCGATCGCCGAGGCGGGAGGCGCGCGCGTGGTGAGGGCCGCCCACGGTCGCGGCGCTCAGATGAACGCCGGGGCGGAGGCGGCCGGCGGAGACGCGCTGCTGTTCCTGCACGCCGACACGCTCCCGCCGCGCGGCTTCGCGCGCCTCGTGCTCGACGCGCTCGCCGACCCCGGGCTGCTCGTGGGGGCGTTCCGCTTCTCGCTGGCGGCGCGCCGGCCGGCGCTGCGGGTCATCGAGACGTTCACGCGGCTCCGAGGGTCGCTGCTGCACTTCCCCTACGGCGACCAGGGGCTCTTCTGCCGAAGGGCCCTGTGGCGGGCGCTCGGGCGCTTCCCGGCCTACCCGCTGATGGAGGACTACGAGTTCGTGCGCCGCGCGCGCCGCGCGGGCCTCGTGCGCGTGCTGCGCGCCGACGCCGTCACCTCCGACCGCGGGTGGAGCGAGCACGGACCCTGGCGTTGGACCGCGCTCAACGTCGCCACCACGGCGAGGTACCGGCTAGGCACGCCGCCGGAGCGGCTCGCCGCGTGGCGCGAGCGCGGCGGGAGAGCCTCGCCTCACTCGAAGCGGTAG